One Streptomyces sp. L2 genomic window carries:
- a CDS encoding 4'-phosphopantetheinyl transferase superfamily protein, whose protein sequence is MIEELLPQAVVAVEAHADSPLWDAPLHPEEEAVMVRAVAKRRREYAAVRGCARQAMEKLGVPAQPVVTGASGAPRWPDGLIGSMTHSDGYCAAALARAADLASLGIDAEPHEPLPQEVVSYVFLPTETERLRLLARRAPEVHWDRLLFSAKESVYKAWFPLTGNWLDFSEADIDLRPEQGAAPHGTLRAELLVPGPVLGGVRRQTFDGRWAVRDGVLTTAVVVPHP, encoded by the coding sequence GTGATCGAGGAGCTGCTCCCGCAGGCGGTCGTGGCCGTGGAGGCGCACGCTGACAGCCCGCTGTGGGACGCCCCGCTGCACCCGGAGGAGGAGGCGGTCATGGTGCGCGCGGTGGCCAAGCGCCGCCGCGAGTACGCCGCCGTACGCGGCTGCGCCCGGCAGGCCATGGAGAAGCTCGGCGTGCCCGCGCAGCCCGTCGTCACCGGCGCGAGCGGCGCGCCGCGCTGGCCGGACGGCCTGATCGGCAGCATGACCCACAGCGACGGCTACTGTGCCGCCGCCCTGGCCCGCGCCGCCGACCTGGCCTCCCTCGGCATCGACGCCGAGCCGCACGAGCCGCTCCCGCAGGAGGTCGTCTCCTACGTCTTCCTGCCCACCGAGACCGAACGGCTGCGCCTGCTCGCCCGCCGCGCGCCCGAGGTGCACTGGGACCGTCTCCTGTTCAGCGCCAAGGAGTCCGTCTACAAGGCGTGGTTCCCCCTCACCGGCAACTGGCTGGACTTCTCCGAGGCCGACATCGACCTGCGGCCGGAACAGGGCGCCGCGCCGCACGGCACCCTGCGCGCCGAACTCCTCGTGCCCGGCCCCGTGCTGGGCGGCGTCCGCCGGCAGACCTTCGACGGCCGCTGGGCGGTACGCGACGGCGTGCTCACCACCGCCGTCGTCGTCCCGCACCCCTGA
- a CDS encoding helix-turn-helix transcriptional regulator translates to MTDGYEDPGAAATAQLPAVVARVTALADRLGVPHAEVFDVGRLSVACGVPEPVVRALLGGRPAGEPDVQARFLQRLDLLRRTRLKPGGRKYTQQEIADGAGMSRQQAGALINGDRRPTMEHCDALQRFFRVHAGFLTAEDPEALAGALQRTEQDLLQKLADRERAAEQAAQDPLERLLQDHGVRGIAWRAAQLPTDQHRDKVAEWLDMLLESVKRPES, encoded by the coding sequence GTGACGGATGGCTACGAGGATCCGGGCGCCGCGGCGACCGCTCAGCTGCCGGCCGTCGTCGCCCGCGTCACCGCGCTCGCCGACCGGCTCGGCGTGCCGCACGCCGAGGTCTTCGACGTGGGGCGGCTCAGCGTCGCCTGCGGCGTGCCGGAGCCCGTCGTACGGGCGCTGCTCGGCGGCCGGCCCGCGGGCGAGCCGGACGTGCAGGCGCGCTTCCTGCAGCGGCTGGACCTGCTGCGCCGCACCCGGCTGAAACCGGGCGGCCGCAAGTACACGCAGCAGGAGATCGCCGACGGCGCGGGCATGTCCCGGCAGCAGGCGGGCGCCCTCATCAACGGCGACCGGCGGCCCACCATGGAGCACTGCGACGCGCTGCAGCGGTTCTTCCGGGTGCACGCCGGATTCCTGACGGCGGAGGACCCCGAGGCACTGGCGGGCGCGCTGCAGCGCACCGAGCAGGACCTGCTGCAGAAGCTCGCCGACCGGGAGCGGGCGGCGGAACAGGCCGCCCAGGATCCGCTGGAGCGGCTGCTGCAGGACCACGGGGTGCGCGGGATCGCCTGGCGGGCCGCCCAGCTGCCCACCGACCAGCACCGGGACAAGGTCGCGGAGTGGCTCGACATGCTCCTGGAGAGCGTCAAGCGGCCCGAGTCGTGA
- a CDS encoding metallophosphoesterase produces MESTAGAGQLLAISDLHVSYRENRALVERMRPGTDEDWLIVAGDIAETVADIRWTLATLAGRFRKVLWAPGNHDLWTHPKDPVTLRGVARYEHLVELCRELGVTTPEDPYPVWRGPGGPAVVAPLFLLYDYSFLPDGCATKDEGLAYAHGTGIVCNDEFLLHSDPYPSREDWCRARVAETGRRLAELPEDLPTVLAAHYPLHRHPTDVLRHPEFAMWCGTELTADWHRRFRVRTMVYGHLHIPRTTWHDGVRFEEVSVGYPREWRGRPETPGQPRRILPMEVESGDRGAAPAGGRGRGGAR; encoded by the coding sequence GTGGAGTCGACGGCCGGGGCCGGGCAGCTGCTGGCCATCAGCGACCTGCACGTCTCCTATCGCGAGAACCGCGCCCTGGTCGAGCGGATGCGCCCCGGGACGGACGAGGACTGGCTCATCGTGGCCGGTGACATCGCCGAGACCGTCGCCGACATCCGCTGGACCCTCGCCACCCTCGCCGGCCGCTTCCGCAAGGTCCTGTGGGCGCCCGGCAACCACGACCTGTGGACCCACCCCAAGGACCCGGTCACGCTGCGCGGTGTCGCCCGCTACGAGCATCTGGTCGAACTGTGCCGGGAACTGGGCGTCACCACGCCCGAGGACCCCTACCCCGTGTGGCGGGGCCCAGGCGGCCCGGCCGTCGTCGCCCCGCTGTTCCTGCTGTACGACTACTCGTTCCTGCCGGACGGCTGCGCCACCAAGGACGAGGGCCTGGCCTACGCGCACGGCACCGGCATCGTCTGCAACGACGAGTTCCTGCTGCACTCCGATCCCTACCCGAGCCGTGAGGACTGGTGCCGCGCCCGGGTCGCCGAGACCGGACGCAGGCTCGCCGAGCTGCCCGAGGACCTGCCGACGGTGCTCGCGGCCCACTACCCGCTGCACCGGCACCCGACGGACGTGCTCCGGCACCCGGAGTTCGCCATGTGGTGCGGCACGGAACTGACCGCCGACTGGCACCGCCGGTTCCGCGTCCGGACCATGGTCTACGGTCATCTGCACATCCCGCGGACCACCTGGCACGACGGCGTGCGCTTCGAAGAGGTCTCCGTGGGATACCCCCGCGAATGGCGAGGGCGCCCGGAAACCCCGGGACAGCCGCGCCGCATCCTGCCGATGGAGGTCGAATCCGGTGATCGAGGAGCTGCTCCCGCAGGCGGTCGTGGCCGTGGAGGCGCACGCTGA
- a CDS encoding toxin-antitoxin system, toxin component gives MRRLCAELVGGLTLPAPAPPHELYRALCEAMSRRRGRPVVFRTAVFPPGTASGLWLDMADRDLVVVEERTAPDHQLVILGHELWHMQADHCGHPVEGAGVATRLLTDDTDRAALQATVHRVAARTRFDQAEERDAETFGLLLASKCRTWLAGSALRGPGRRDGVAGRIELSLGYPGPQG, from the coding sequence ATGCGCCGGCTGTGCGCGGAGCTCGTCGGGGGACTGACCCTCCCCGCGCCCGCCCCGCCGCACGAGCTGTACCGGGCGCTGTGCGAGGCGATGAGCCGCCGGCGCGGCCGCCCCGTCGTCTTCCGTACGGCCGTCTTCCCGCCCGGCACGGCCAGCGGGCTGTGGCTGGACATGGCCGACCGCGACCTGGTGGTCGTCGAGGAACGCACCGCCCCCGACCACCAGTTGGTGATCCTGGGCCACGAACTGTGGCACATGCAGGCCGACCACTGCGGCCACCCCGTCGAGGGCGCCGGCGTGGCCACCCGGCTGCTGACCGACGACACCGACCGGGCCGCCCTCCAGGCCACGGTCCACCGGGTCGCCGCGCGCACCCGCTTCGACCAGGCCGAGGAGCGGGACGCCGAGACGTTCGGGCTGCTCCTCGCCAGCAAGTGCCGCACCTGGCTGGCCGGTTCGGCCCTGCGCGGTCCGGGCCGGCGCGACGGTGTGGCGGGCCGGATCGAGCTGTCCCTGGGCTATCCGGGACCGCAGGGCTGA
- a CDS encoding FAD/NAD(P)-binding protein, with product MTEARKRPTVAIVGAGAAGALTAVQLCETATRRRTPLDLVLIDPAPEAGRGTAYATTDPRHRLNVPAGGMSAYPDEPGHFTRWLCRHGEPQVTAADFATRHRYGAYLADTLGRAIVRAQGTVAVRRLRTRAHHCTTTATDTAPGARITLRLTDGDALTADAVVLATGPAGAVADWAPPALLGSPRFVTGPWVPGALDGPAGDHGGDVLLVGSGLTAVDLALTLDRPGRRVHTVSRGGLLPEAHALGPAGEMAAPAGLGPMPLDRLRRTVLRHLSRSLRVHGDWRPALDSLRPHTARLWRALTPGEREEFLVRDGALWNTHRHRMAPATAEHVERARTARRLTVHTGTVTDATARDDGTLTVLLSDGRALHVGWVIDCTGPGRLPDGPLWQGLFADGLAVPGPLGMGVATRDGRLLDAHGRARLALHTLGAPRRGELWETTAVPEIRVQAAELAGRILAPAAAPRRRSRRPADGHGLPLSTHAEAAAAYRTGLDRILKVRSGAGDALARAVALDPGFALGHAALALLGHECGAAVDVPRALADARRSARERADERERSFVDTVGRRITGDDGDRALVRHLRAHPADALALAAAVPTIAFSGVRDLAADDALALLDLTSPAHDGHWFHTSLLAFLRQGQGRLHEAGELAHRALAAEPGSGHAVHALTHVHYETGAHEAGRDWLDRWVAGRGRGAVHRAHFSWHIALHELALDDPAALRRRWFAQLAPRRVTGVRALVDSGSLLWRARLSDSWPGELPVADVLDAVERDVLEHPATAFTALHAAVVLTADGDLPALRRLRDHAAGADAVQREVIVPLCEAFAALVERRFHEAARGLDALLPALSGVGGSAAQREVVEETLLYALVADGRTDAARRLLDTRLDRKPAPRDRRLLAALPR from the coding sequence GTGACAGAAGCGCGCAAGCGGCCCACCGTGGCGATCGTCGGAGCGGGAGCGGCGGGCGCCCTGACCGCCGTCCAGCTCTGCGAGACGGCGACCCGCCGCCGGACCCCCCTCGACCTCGTCCTGATCGACCCCGCCCCCGAGGCCGGGCGCGGCACCGCCTACGCCACCACCGACCCCCGGCACCGCCTGAACGTGCCGGCCGGTGGCATGAGCGCCTACCCCGACGAACCAGGACACTTCACCCGCTGGCTGTGCCGGCACGGCGAACCCCAGGTCACCGCCGCCGACTTCGCGACCCGCCACCGCTACGGCGCCTACCTCGCCGACACCCTCGGCCGGGCCATCGTCCGCGCGCAGGGCACGGTCGCCGTACGACGCCTGCGCACCCGCGCCCACCACTGCACCACCACCGCCACGGACACCGCCCCCGGTGCCCGGATCACGCTGCGCCTCACCGACGGGGACGCCCTGACCGCCGACGCCGTCGTCCTCGCCACCGGACCGGCCGGGGCGGTGGCCGACTGGGCGCCGCCCGCCCTGCTCGGCTCACCCCGGTTCGTCACCGGGCCCTGGGTGCCCGGCGCCCTCGACGGACCGGCGGGCGACCACGGCGGGGACGTCCTGCTGGTCGGCAGCGGCCTGACCGCCGTCGACCTGGCTCTGACCCTGGACCGGCCCGGGCGCCGCGTGCACACCGTCTCCCGCGGCGGCCTGCTGCCCGAGGCGCACGCGCTGGGCCCGGCCGGTGAGATGGCCGCACCCGCCGGACTGGGCCCGATGCCCCTGGACCGGCTGCGCCGCACCGTCCTCCGCCACCTGAGCCGCTCCCTGCGTGTCCACGGCGACTGGCGGCCCGCCCTGGACAGCCTCCGCCCACACACCGCACGCCTGTGGCGCGCCCTCACGCCGGGCGAGCGGGAGGAGTTCCTGGTCCGGGACGGCGCCCTGTGGAACACCCACCGACACCGCATGGCCCCGGCCACCGCCGAGCACGTCGAACGGGCCCGCACCGCACGCCGGCTGACCGTGCACACCGGCACCGTCACCGACGCCACCGCCCGCGACGACGGCACCCTCACCGTCCTCCTGTCCGACGGCCGCGCCCTCCACGTGGGCTGGGTGATCGACTGCACCGGTCCCGGACGCCTGCCCGACGGCCCCCTGTGGCAGGGCCTGTTCGCCGACGGCCTCGCGGTCCCCGGCCCGCTCGGCATGGGCGTCGCCACCCGCGACGGCCGCCTCCTCGACGCCCACGGACGCGCCCGGCTGGCGCTCCACACCCTCGGCGCACCCCGACGGGGCGAACTGTGGGAGACCACGGCGGTCCCCGAAATCCGCGTCCAGGCAGCCGAGTTGGCGGGCCGCATCCTCGCGCCGGCCGCCGCGCCGCGCCGTCGGAGCCGCCGCCCGGCCGACGGACACGGGCTGCCCCTGTCCACGCACGCCGAGGCGGCCGCCGCCTACCGCACCGGCCTCGACCGGATCCTGAAGGTACGCTCCGGCGCCGGGGACGCCCTCGCCCGCGCGGTCGCCCTGGACCCCGGTTTCGCCCTCGGCCACGCCGCCCTCGCCCTGCTCGGCCACGAGTGCGGGGCCGCTGTGGACGTGCCCCGCGCCCTCGCCGACGCCCGCCGCAGCGCCCGCGAGCGGGCCGACGAACGGGAGCGGTCCTTCGTCGACACCGTCGGCCGCCGCATCACCGGAGACGACGGCGACCGGGCCCTCGTACGGCACCTGCGCGCACACCCGGCCGACGCGCTCGCGCTGGCCGCCGCCGTCCCCACCATCGCCTTCTCCGGCGTACGCGACCTGGCCGCCGACGACGCCCTCGCCCTGCTCGACCTGACCTCCCCGGCCCACGACGGACACTGGTTCCACACCTCGCTGCTCGCCTTCCTCCGGCAGGGGCAGGGCCGGCTGCACGAGGCCGGTGAACTCGCCCACCGGGCGCTGGCCGCCGAACCCGGCTCCGGGCACGCCGTGCACGCCCTAACCCACGTGCACTACGAGACCGGCGCCCACGAGGCGGGCCGCGACTGGCTGGACCGCTGGGTGGCCGGGCGCGGCCGGGGCGCCGTCCACCGGGCCCACTTCTCCTGGCACATCGCGCTGCACGAACTCGCCCTGGACGACCCGGCGGCGCTGCGCAGGCGCTGGTTCGCCCAGCTGGCGCCCCGGCGGGTGACCGGGGTACGGGCGCTCGTCGACTCCGGGTCGCTGCTGTGGCGGGCGCGGCTGAGCGACAGCTGGCCGGGCGAGCTGCCGGTGGCGGACGTCCTCGACGCCGTCGAACGGGACGTGCTGGAACACCCCGCGACCGCGTTCACCGCCCTGCACGCGGCCGTCGTCCTGACCGCCGACGGCGACCTGCCCGCGCTGCGCCGGCTCCGCGACCACGCGGCGGGCGCGGACGCGGTGCAGCGCGAGGTGATCGTCCCGCTGTGCGAGGCGTTCGCGGCTCTCGTGGAGCGGCGCTTCCATGAGGCGGCCCGCGGACTCGACGCCCTTCTGCCCGCCCTGAGCGGGGTCGGCGGCAGCGCGGCCCAACGCGAGGTGGTGGAGGAGACCCTGCTGTACGCCCTGGTGGCCGACGGCCGCACCGACGCAGCCCGCCGTCTCCTCGACACCCGCCTCGACCGCAAACCGGCCCCCCGAGACCGCCGCCTGCTGGCCGCCCTCCCGCGCTGA
- a CDS encoding GNAT family N-acetyltransferase, producing the protein MTDISVLTDTAPWQHDFERRLRASYSRTGLGAAAVDRMLSTERERAVDWTVAEITDAGTRVGHVAVSLSDDDGAPAGRIGDLHVDAPHTGRGHERAARDWAEDWCAGRGARKLHIRLTEPAGTLFDDYGVRGQVRARPLASPPEPLDGVTARPMTPAEYPGWLAAEKASYADDIARSGARSREEAVRKSDRDFAELIPDGLAAPDNTFLVLEAAGAPIGTGWLCHRHLPGVTYGYSLHIEERYRGKGYGRAAMAAGERATLAAGDTALMFTVWGGNEVAMNLYTSAGYQVVEESRSLDLPRARV; encoded by the coding sequence GTGACAGACATCAGCGTCCTCACCGACACCGCGCCCTGGCAGCACGACTTCGAACGCCGGCTGCGCGCCTCCTACTCCCGCACCGGCCTCGGTGCGGCGGCGGTCGACCGTATGCTGTCGACCGAGCGCGAACGCGCCGTCGACTGGACCGTCGCCGAGATCACCGACGCCGGGACCCGCGTCGGGCACGTGGCCGTGTCCCTGTCCGACGACGACGGCGCGCCCGCGGGCCGGATCGGCGACCTCCACGTCGACGCGCCCCACACCGGCCGCGGCCACGAACGGGCCGCCCGGGACTGGGCCGAGGACTGGTGCGCCGGGCGCGGCGCCCGCAAGCTGCACATACGGCTCACCGAACCCGCGGGCACCCTCTTCGACGACTACGGCGTGCGCGGCCAGGTCAGGGCGCGGCCCCTCGCGTCCCCGCCCGAACCGCTCGACGGCGTCACCGCACGGCCGATGACCCCCGCCGAGTATCCCGGCTGGCTGGCCGCGGAGAAGGCGTCGTACGCCGACGACATCGCCCGGTCCGGGGCGCGCAGCCGTGAGGAGGCCGTACGCAAGTCGGACCGGGACTTCGCGGAGCTGATCCCGGACGGCCTGGCGGCGCCCGACAACACCTTTCTGGTGCTGGAAGCCGCGGGCGCGCCCATCGGCACGGGCTGGCTGTGCCACCGCCATCTCCCGGGCGTCACCTACGGCTACTCGCTCCACATCGAGGAGCGGTACCGCGGAAAGGGCTACGGCCGGGCCGCGATGGCGGCCGGCGAACGGGCGACTCTCGCGGCCGGCGACACGGCGCTGATGTTCACCGTCTGGGGCGGCAACGAGGTCGCGATGAACCTGTACACGAGCGCCGGTTACCAGGTCGTGGAGGAGAGCCGCTCCCTCGACCTGCCCCGCGCCCGGGTCTGA
- a CDS encoding ATP-grasp domain-containing protein, with product MISRVRVWLNRTYAENVFFIDQLRGNPAGRAIEVHATHGDADSPVLAAADTADLEPEGLSAAGYVEYALDQCARRGIDVFVPRLHQAAIVAHRAEFEAAGTALLAPTARAVAVFEDKVTAYEAVASAGVPVPPWWRVRSAGELVAAVEELEAAGDTACFKPAAGAGGVGFRVLTRSPFSLAHLGGFPGPQVHLDGVVEALLRSGEPVDWLVMPRLGQPEVSVDCLTGPDDRVRLAVGRTKNGRRRGFTLHEQWLGPARTIAEGFGLHHLSNIQFRMYGDRPVLLDVNTRAAGGLHQLSLCGVNAPWTAVRLALGEEVGVVEPPFLGPDYTVVSGPRPLRAVSLPQQRGESLPSLPAPAGRQSGSSPARALPL from the coding sequence ATGATCTCTCGCGTACGCGTCTGGCTCAATCGTACGTACGCGGAGAACGTGTTCTTCATCGATCAGCTGCGGGGTAATCCCGCCGGCCGCGCGATCGAGGTCCACGCGACGCACGGCGACGCGGACTCACCCGTGCTGGCCGCCGCCGACACCGCCGACCTGGAGCCGGAGGGCCTGTCCGCGGCCGGGTACGTCGAGTACGCCCTCGACCAGTGCGCGCGGCGCGGGATCGACGTGTTCGTGCCGCGGCTGCACCAGGCGGCGATCGTCGCGCACCGCGCCGAGTTCGAGGCCGCCGGCACGGCTCTGCTGGCGCCGACGGCGCGGGCGGTGGCCGTGTTCGAGGACAAGGTGACCGCGTACGAGGCGGTCGCCTCGGCCGGTGTTCCCGTGCCGCCGTGGTGGCGGGTCCGCTCGGCCGGCGAACTCGTCGCCGCCGTGGAGGAGTTGGAGGCGGCCGGGGACACCGCGTGCTTCAAGCCGGCCGCCGGGGCGGGCGGGGTCGGCTTCCGCGTGCTCACCCGGTCCCCCTTCTCCCTCGCGCACCTCGGCGGCTTCCCCGGTCCGCAGGTGCACCTGGACGGCGTCGTCGAGGCGTTGCTGCGGTCGGGCGAGCCCGTGGACTGGCTGGTGATGCCGCGGCTGGGGCAGCCGGAGGTGTCCGTGGACTGTCTGACCGGACCGGACGACCGGGTCCGGCTGGCGGTGGGACGGACCAAGAACGGCCGCCGCCGGGGCTTCACGCTGCACGAGCAGTGGCTGGGACCGGCCCGCACCATCGCGGAGGGCTTCGGCCTGCACCACCTGTCCAACATCCAGTTCCGGATGTACGGCGACCGTCCCGTCCTGCTCGACGTCAACACGCGGGCCGCCGGCGGTCTGCACCAGCTGTCGTTGTGCGGGGTGAACGCGCCGTGGACGGCGGTCAGGCTGGCCCTGGGCGAGGAAGTGGGCGTGGTCGAACCGCCGTTCCTCGGGCCGGACTACACGGTGGTGTCCGGGCCCCGGCCGCTGCGGGCGGTGTCGCTGCCGCAGCAGCGGGGCGAGTCGCTCCCGTCGCTGCCCGCGCCCGCCGGCCGGCAGAGCGGGAGCAGCCCGGCGCGGGCGCTGCCCCTCTAG
- a CDS encoding glycoside hydrolase family 16 protein codes for MSEPSGISRSGSPGRGGAHRARSFRRALVAVAATIGLAAAAATVATAPANASAPTPPSGWSQVFLDDFNGAAGSGVNTANWLYDTGTSYPGGAGNWGTGEVESMTSSTSNVSLDGNGNLLITPRRDSSGHWTSGRIETNRTDFQPPAGGKLRVQARIQMPNVTGAAAKGYWPAFWMLGSPFRGNYQNWPGVGELDIMENVQGLNTDWATMHCGTNPGGPCNETSGIGNSTSCTGSTCQAGFHTYAMEWDRSTSPEEIRFYLDGVNFHTVKANQVDATTWANATNHGYFVILNVAMGGGFPGAFGGGPDSGTEPNHPMAVDYVQVLTSGGGGGTTPPPTGNRDAYSAIQAESYDSQSGVATETTSDSGGGKDMGWLANGDWALYKGVDFGSSAARQFTARVASGAASGVSGLVEVRLDSRSNAPIGSFAVGDTGGWQSWRSIPANISAVTGTHDVYLTFTSGQPADFVNVNWFDFGH; via the coding sequence ATGAGCGAACCCTCCGGAATATCCAGATCCGGGTCGCCCGGCCGCGGCGGAGCGCACCGCGCCCGTTCCTTCCGCCGTGCCCTCGTCGCGGTGGCCGCCACGATCGGTCTGGCCGCGGCCGCCGCCACGGTGGCCACCGCGCCCGCGAACGCGTCCGCGCCCACACCCCCTTCGGGCTGGTCACAGGTCTTCCTGGACGACTTCAACGGCGCGGCCGGCTCGGGCGTGAACACGGCGAACTGGCTGTACGACACCGGGACGTCCTACCCGGGCGGCGCCGGCAACTGGGGCACCGGCGAGGTCGAGTCGATGACGTCGTCCACCAGCAACGTCTCGCTCGACGGCAACGGCAACCTGCTGATCACGCCGCGCCGGGACTCCTCCGGCCACTGGACGTCCGGCCGGATCGAGACCAACCGCACCGACTTCCAGCCGCCGGCCGGCGGCAAGCTGCGCGTGCAGGCCCGGATCCAGATGCCGAACGTGACCGGCGCCGCCGCCAAGGGCTACTGGCCGGCGTTCTGGATGCTGGGCTCGCCGTTCCGGGGCAACTACCAGAACTGGCCCGGCGTCGGCGAGCTGGACATCATGGAGAACGTCCAGGGCCTCAACACCGACTGGGCCACCATGCACTGCGGCACCAACCCGGGCGGCCCCTGCAACGAGACGTCCGGCATCGGCAACTCCACGTCCTGCACGGGCAGTACCTGCCAGGCCGGCTTCCACACCTACGCGATGGAGTGGGACCGCTCGACCAGCCCCGAGGAGATCCGCTTCTACCTCGACGGCGTCAACTTCCACACCGTGAAGGCGAACCAGGTCGACGCGACCACCTGGGCCAACGCCACGAACCACGGCTACTTCGTCATCCTCAACGTGGCGATGGGCGGCGGCTTCCCGGGCGCCTTCGGCGGCGGCCCGGACAGCGGGACCGAGCCGAACCACCCGATGGCCGTGGACTACGTCCAGGTGCTGACGTCCGGCGGTGGCGGCGGCACCACTCCCCCGCCCACCGGCAACCGTGACGCCTACAGCGCGATCCAGGCGGAGTCGTACGACAGCCAGTCCGGGGTGGCCACCGAGACGACGTCGGACTCCGGCGGCGGCAAGGACATGGGCTGGCTCGCGAACGGCGACTGGGCGCTCTACAAGGGAGTCGACTTCGGTTCCTCGGCGGCCCGGCAGTTCACCGCGCGCGTGGCGAGCGGCGCGGCCTCCGGGGTCAGCGGCCTGGTGGAGGTGCGGCTGGACAGCCGGAGCAACGCGCCGATCGGCAGCTTCGCGGTGGGCGACACCGGGGGCTGGCAGAGCTGGCGGTCGATCCCGGCGAACATCAGCGCGGTGACCGGGACGCACGACGTGTACCTCACGTTCACGAGCGGACAGCCGGCCGACTTCGTGAACGTGAACTGGTTCGACTTCGGCCACTGA
- a CDS encoding 6-phospho-beta-glucosidase has translation MRLTILGGGGFRVPLVYGALLTDRAEGRVTEVVLHDLDAGRLYAVSRVLDAQAVGVPDAPRVTATTDLDEALRGADFVFSAIRVGGLRGRAADERVALAEDVLGQETVGAGGIAYGLRTVPVAVGIAQRVARLAPDAWVINFTNPAGLVTEAMSRYLGDRVIGICDSPVGLGRRIARVLGADPGRASVDYVGLNHLGWVRALRVDGRDQLPRLLADPALLGSFEEGRLFGADWLRSLGAIPNEYLHYYYFNREAVRACQQAEKTRGAFLLDQQARFYEEAGRPGTPALDLWNRTRAEREATYMAENRRTAGAGEREDDDLSGGYEKVALALMRAVARDERTTLILNVRNRGTLSVLDADAVVEVPCLVDAGGAHPLAADPLPGHATGLVCSVKAVEREVLAAAESGSRATAVKAFALHPLIDSVGVARRLVEAYTEVHPGLAYLE, from the coding sequence GTGAGGCTGACCATTCTGGGCGGCGGCGGATTCCGGGTGCCGCTCGTGTACGGGGCGCTGCTGACGGACCGCGCCGAGGGCCGGGTGACCGAGGTCGTGCTGCACGACCTGGACGCCGGTCGACTGTATGCGGTGTCCCGTGTACTGGACGCCCAGGCCGTCGGCGTCCCGGACGCGCCCCGGGTGACCGCGACGACCGACCTCGACGAGGCCCTGCGCGGCGCCGACTTCGTGTTCTCCGCCATCCGCGTCGGCGGACTGCGGGGCCGGGCCGCCGACGAACGGGTGGCCCTCGCCGAGGACGTCCTCGGCCAGGAGACGGTCGGCGCCGGCGGCATCGCCTACGGCCTGCGTACCGTACCCGTCGCCGTCGGCATCGCCCAGCGCGTCGCCCGCCTGGCCCCCGACGCTTGGGTCATCAACTTCACCAACCCGGCCGGCCTGGTCACCGAGGCCATGTCCCGCTACCTCGGCGACCGGGTCATCGGCATCTGCGACTCGCCGGTCGGCCTCGGCCGCCGTATCGCCCGCGTCCTCGGCGCCGACCCGGGCCGGGCGTCCGTCGACTACGTCGGCCTCAACCACCTCGGCTGGGTGCGTGCCCTGCGCGTAGACGGCCGCGACCAGTTGCCCCGGCTGCTGGCCGACCCCGCCCTGCTCGGCTCCTTCGAGGAGGGGCGGCTGTTCGGCGCCGACTGGCTGCGCTCCCTGGGCGCGATTCCCAACGAGTACCTGCACTACTACTACTTCAACCGCGAGGCCGTACGCGCCTGCCAGCAGGCGGAGAAGACCCGCGGCGCCTTCCTCCTGGACCAGCAGGCCCGCTTCTACGAGGAGGCCGGCCGCCCCGGCACCCCCGCCCTGGACCTGTGGAACCGCACCCGCGCCGAACGCGAGGCTACCTACATGGCGGAGAACCGCCGAACGGCGGGCGCCGGTGAACGCGAGGACGACGACCTGTCCGGCGGCTACGAGAAGGTCGCCCTCGCCCTGATGCGGGCCGTCGCCCGCGACGAACGCACCACGCTGATCCTCAACGTCCGCAACCGGGGCACCTTGTCCGTCCTCGACGCCGACGCGGTCGTCGAGGTGCCCTGCCTGGTCGACGCGGGCGGCGCCCACCCCCTCGCCGCCGACCCGCTGCCCGGCCACGCCACCGGCCTGGTCTGCTCGGTCAAGGCCGTCGAGCGCGAGGTGCTCGCCGCCGCCGAGTCCGGCTCCCGCGCCACGGCGGTGAAGGCCTTCGCCCTGCACCCGCTGATCGACTCCGTCGGCGTGGCCCGGCGCCTGGTGGAGGCGTACACCGAGGTCCACCCGGGCCTCGCGTACCTGGAGTGA